Proteins encoded by one window of Nasonia vitripennis strain AsymCx chromosome 5, Nvit_psr_1.1, whole genome shotgun sequence:
- the LOC100124068 gene encoding protein D2-like has translation MATDISSSFKSSEIVPDVVNTPPKELLSVTYNDRPVEFSMELTPTQVKDAPAVTWSPEASTFYTLCMTDPDATSRKNPILREVLHWLVTNIPGNDVSQGENLAEYRGSGPPEGSGLHRYVFLLYKQPGKLSFDGEKRISNRSRDGRLKFSIRKFADKYGLGEPIAGNMYQAQYDDYVPMLHAQYTD, from the exons ATGGCGACTGATATTTCATCGAGTTTTAAATCCTCTGAAATTGTGCCCGATGTTGTGAATACGCCTCCGAAAGAGTTACTTTCC GTAACGTACAATGATCGACCGGTAGAATTCAGTATGGAATTAACACCAACGCAAGTGAAAGATGCTCCGGCAGTCACGTGGTCTCCCGAAGCTTCTACCTTCTATACACTCTGCATGACCG ATCCAGACGCGACGAGTCGCAAGAATCCGATACTTCGAGAGGTCCTTCACTGGCTGGTCACGAACATACCCGGAAACGATGTAAGCCAGGGAGAGAATTTGGCGGAGTATCGAGGCTCTGGTCCACCCGAGGGAAGCGGTCTTCATCGCTACGTTTTCCTGCTGTACAAGCAGCCCGGAAAGCTGAGCTTCGACGGCGAGAAACGGATCAGCAATAGATCGAGAGATGGACGCTTGAAgttctcgattcgaaaatttGCCGACAAGTACGGACTCGGCGAACCGATTGCTGGTAACATGTATCAGGCGCAGTACGATGATTACGTACCGATGCTCCATGCGCAGTATACTGATTGA
- the LOC100679850 gene encoding uncharacterized protein LOC100679850 — protein sequence MDASTKRSKSKASKANNAKKDADAPELFPVGRVDPQVLKSYINGFPDLIEESQARPKKATTKTKNSEPSDLATLELPTGRKPKKASPASARTKPVADDSKRGKGKARKEQSSPIRDDADFGAFTLISQLLDRPFLPDNSIAQPKSKETKKKSSVKKEPTGRSLRSSNKYALFDDRHVDSIPFSIFSIDWYISDRDFYDKKLSTILSDFEIPRENRRDGNERLYYNYLLLDSRKCRDRRGVSWESFIDSVFYLGKGKSARSKSHTKAAEEYYAMNKPTTSKKIKRIIDIWKDGYPVMLLEFARNIISEEAYTREALMIDAVGKDRSCNVIRGTYYGVAATLKPIEQRRMGVVILMEARKCFIVNGAYEEFPPEY from the exons ATGGACGCCTCGACAAAACGAAGCAAATCAAAAG CTTCAAAAGCCAACAACGCAAAAAAAGATGCGGATGCGCCAGAGTTGTTTCCAGTGGGCCGTGTTGATCCACAGGTTTTAAAGTCCTACATTAATGGCTTCCCTGACTTGATAGAGGAATCTCAAGCTAGACCGAAGAAAGCCACCACTAAAACGAAAAATTCGGAACCATCGGATCTAGCAACATTGGAATTACCCACTGGAAGGAAGCCAAAGAAAGCTTCGCCTGCGTCGGCAAGGACGAAACCTGTAGCTGATGATTCAAAACGTGGCAAAGGAAAGGCTCGCAAAGAGCAAAGCAGCCCAATACGAGACGACGCTGACTTTGGTGCGTTTACACTGATAAGTCAACTTTTGGATCGTCCCTTTCTACCGGACAATTCAATCGCTCAACCAAAATCCAAAGAAACGAAAAAGAAGTCGTCCGTTAAAAAGGAACCGACTGGCCGATCATTACGCTCGAGCAACAAGTACGCGCTTTTCGATGACAGACACGTCGACTCGATACCCTTTTCCATCTTCTCCATAGACTGGTACATCTCGGACAGAGACTTCTACGACAAAAAGTTATCCACGATCCTGAGCGATTTCGAGATACCGAGAGAAAACCGACGCGACGGCAACGAGAGGCTCTATTACAACTACCTGCTTCTCGACTCGCGAAAGTGTCGAGATAGAAGAGGCGTCAGCTGGGAAAGCTTCATCGACTCCGTGTTCTATCTCGGAAAGGGAAAAAGCGCAAGATCGAAGAGCCACACTAAGGCAGCCGAGGAGTATTACGCGATGAACAAGCCCACCACGAGCAAGAAGATCAAGAGGATAATCGATATTTGGAAGGACGGTTATCCGGTCATGCTTCTCGAGTTTGCGAGGAACATCATCAGCGAAGAGGCTTACACTCGGGAAGCTCTGATGATCGACGCGGTAGGTAAAGATCGAAGCTGCAACGTTATCAGGGGCACCTATTACGGTGTGGCAGCGACTTTGAAGCCGATCGAACAGCGTCGGATGGGTGTTGTCATACTGATGGAGGCCAGGAAGTGCTTTATCGTTAACGGAGCTTACGAGGAgtttccgccggaatattag